The Ciconia boyciana chromosome 2, ASM3463844v1, whole genome shotgun sequence genome has a segment encoding these proteins:
- the ELP6 gene encoding elongator complex protein 6 isoform X1, producing MFAELNELLDASPQRPETGKFTLLRDTRTDGSFLVHHFLSFYLRAGCKVCFVALLQSFSHYNIVAQKLGVSLTAAKERGQLVFLEGLKSCLDLLFGEEEEQSGQPSPLQFISESASDLKALFDFVRTSLTPAGNDSWKGPVLLVDDLSVLLSLGATPVAVLDFIHYCRVAVCSQLKGNIVVLVHSNEDSEDEENELVVNSLCHHSDLILWVEGLVTGFCKDVHGQIKIIRRLSLELMAEQDRVQIYQYKIQDKNVTFFARGLSAAVL from the exons aTGTTCGCGGAGCTGAACGAGCTGCTGGACGCCTCCCCGCAGCGGCCGGAGACG gGTAAATTCACGCTGCTGCGAGACACCAGAACAGATGGCAGCTTCCTGGTGCaccatttcctctccttctaCCTCAGAG CTGGCTGTAAGGTTTGCTTTGTGGCCCTGCTCCAGTCCTTCAGTCACTATAACATCGTAGCACAGAAGCTG GGAGTCAGTCTGACAGCTGCCAAAGAACGGGGACAACTTGTCTTCTTGGAAGGCCTCAAGTCCTGCCTTGACCTCTTgtttggagaggaggaggagcagtcAGGACAGCCCAGTCCTCTTCAGTTTATAAG cGAGAGCGCTTCTGACCTCAAAGCCTTGTTTGACTTTGTCCGGACATCCCTGACTCCCGCCGGCAATGACTCCTGGAAGggccctgtgctgctggtggacGACCTCAGCGTCCTGCTCAGCCTGGGTGCCACGCCGGTGGCGGTGCTGGACTTCATCCACTACTGCAGAGTCGCGGTGTGCTCCCAGCTGAAG GGGAACATCGTGGTGCTGGTTCACAGCAACGAGGATTCAGAAGACGAGGAAAACGAACTGGTTGTGAACTCCCTCTGTCATCACAGTGACCTGATCCTGTGGGTAGAGGGGCTGGTGACCGGCTTCTGCAAGGACGTTCACGGGCAG attaaaataattaggaGATTGTCCTTGGAGCTGATGGCGGAGCAGGATCGCGTCCAGATCTACCAGTATAAGATCCAGGACAAGAACGTCACCTTTTTTGCTAGAGGGCTGTCGGCCGCAGTCCTGTGA
- the ELP6 gene encoding elongator complex protein 6 isoform X2, with product MKSRRNGTPSSCIRAVKRFRAYGVSRAAFSQGWKTPVRVNSRCCETPEQMAASWCTISSPSTSEGVSLTAAKERGQLVFLEGLKSCLDLLFGEEEEQSGQPSPLQFISESASDLKALFDFVRTSLTPAGNDSWKGPVLLVDDLSVLLSLGATPVAVLDFIHYCRVAVCSQLKGNIVVLVHSNEDSEDEENELVVNSLCHHSDLILWVEGLVTGFCKDVHGQIKIIRRLSLELMAEQDRVQIYQYKIQDKNVTFFARGLSAAVL from the exons ATGAAATCACGCCGTAACGGAACACCCTCATCCTGTATAAGAGCCGTGAAGCGCTTCAG AGCTTACGGTGTGAGTAGGGCAGCTTTCTCCCAGGGCTGGAAAACGCCAGTGAG gGTAAATTCACGCTGCTGCGAGACACCAGAACAGATGGCAGCTTCCTGGTGCaccatttcctctccttctaCCTCAGAG GGAGTCAGTCTGACAGCTGCCAAAGAACGGGGACAACTTGTCTTCTTGGAAGGCCTCAAGTCCTGCCTTGACCTCTTgtttggagaggaggaggagcagtcAGGACAGCCCAGTCCTCTTCAGTTTATAAG cGAGAGCGCTTCTGACCTCAAAGCCTTGTTTGACTTTGTCCGGACATCCCTGACTCCCGCCGGCAATGACTCCTGGAAGggccctgtgctgctggtggacGACCTCAGCGTCCTGCTCAGCCTGGGTGCCACGCCGGTGGCGGTGCTGGACTTCATCCACTACTGCAGAGTCGCGGTGTGCTCCCAGCTGAAG GGGAACATCGTGGTGCTGGTTCACAGCAACGAGGATTCAGAAGACGAGGAAAACGAACTGGTTGTGAACTCCCTCTGTCATCACAGTGACCTGATCCTGTGGGTAGAGGGGCTGGTGACCGGCTTCTGCAAGGACGTTCACGGGCAG attaaaataattaggaGATTGTCCTTGGAGCTGATGGCGGAGCAGGATCGCGTCCAGATCTACCAGTATAAGATCCAGGACAAGAACGTCACCTTTTTTGCTAGAGGGCTGTCGGCCGCAGTCCTGTGA
- the ELP6 gene encoding elongator complex protein 6 isoform X3: MKSRRNGTPSSCIRAVKRFRVNSRCCETPEQMAASWCTISSPSTSEGVSLTAAKERGQLVFLEGLKSCLDLLFGEEEEQSGQPSPLQFISESASDLKALFDFVRTSLTPAGNDSWKGPVLLVDDLSVLLSLGATPVAVLDFIHYCRVAVCSQLKGNIVVLVHSNEDSEDEENELVVNSLCHHSDLILWVEGLVTGFCKDVHGQIKIIRRLSLELMAEQDRVQIYQYKIQDKNVTFFARGLSAAVL, translated from the exons ATGAAATCACGCCGTAACGGAACACCCTCATCCTGTATAAGAGCCGTGAAGCGCTTCAG gGTAAATTCACGCTGCTGCGAGACACCAGAACAGATGGCAGCTTCCTGGTGCaccatttcctctccttctaCCTCAGAG GGAGTCAGTCTGACAGCTGCCAAAGAACGGGGACAACTTGTCTTCTTGGAAGGCCTCAAGTCCTGCCTTGACCTCTTgtttggagaggaggaggagcagtcAGGACAGCCCAGTCCTCTTCAGTTTATAAG cGAGAGCGCTTCTGACCTCAAAGCCTTGTTTGACTTTGTCCGGACATCCCTGACTCCCGCCGGCAATGACTCCTGGAAGggccctgtgctgctggtggacGACCTCAGCGTCCTGCTCAGCCTGGGTGCCACGCCGGTGGCGGTGCTGGACTTCATCCACTACTGCAGAGTCGCGGTGTGCTCCCAGCTGAAG GGGAACATCGTGGTGCTGGTTCACAGCAACGAGGATTCAGAAGACGAGGAAAACGAACTGGTTGTGAACTCCCTCTGTCATCACAGTGACCTGATCCTGTGGGTAGAGGGGCTGGTGACCGGCTTCTGCAAGGACGTTCACGGGCAG attaaaataattaggaGATTGTCCTTGGAGCTGATGGCGGAGCAGGATCGCGTCCAGATCTACCAGTATAAGATCCAGGACAAGAACGTCACCTTTTTTGCTAGAGGGCTGTCGGCCGCAGTCCTGTGA
- the ELP6 gene encoding elongator complex protein 6 isoform X4, with amino-acid sequence MAASWCTISSPSTSEGVSLTAAKERGQLVFLEGLKSCLDLLFGEEEEQSGQPSPLQFISESASDLKALFDFVRTSLTPAGNDSWKGPVLLVDDLSVLLSLGATPVAVLDFIHYCRVAVCSQLKGNIVVLVHSNEDSEDEENELVVNSLCHHSDLILWVEGLVTGFCKDVHGQIKIIRRLSLELMAEQDRVQIYQYKIQDKNVTFFARGLSAAVL; translated from the exons ATGGCAGCTTCCTGGTGCaccatttcctctccttctaCCTCAGAG GGAGTCAGTCTGACAGCTGCCAAAGAACGGGGACAACTTGTCTTCTTGGAAGGCCTCAAGTCCTGCCTTGACCTCTTgtttggagaggaggaggagcagtcAGGACAGCCCAGTCCTCTTCAGTTTATAAG cGAGAGCGCTTCTGACCTCAAAGCCTTGTTTGACTTTGTCCGGACATCCCTGACTCCCGCCGGCAATGACTCCTGGAAGggccctgtgctgctggtggacGACCTCAGCGTCCTGCTCAGCCTGGGTGCCACGCCGGTGGCGGTGCTGGACTTCATCCACTACTGCAGAGTCGCGGTGTGCTCCCAGCTGAAG GGGAACATCGTGGTGCTGGTTCACAGCAACGAGGATTCAGAAGACGAGGAAAACGAACTGGTTGTGAACTCCCTCTGTCATCACAGTGACCTGATCCTGTGGGTAGAGGGGCTGGTGACCGGCTTCTGCAAGGACGTTCACGGGCAG attaaaataattaggaGATTGTCCTTGGAGCTGATGGCGGAGCAGGATCGCGTCCAGATCTACCAGTATAAGATCCAGGACAAGAACGTCACCTTTTTTGCTAGAGGGCTGTCGGCCGCAGTCCTGTGA